In one window of Dokdonia sp. PRO95 DNA:
- a CDS encoding response regulator: protein MAEYPIEIACIIDDDEMYVSLITKVIDIRKLAKNLIVFKNGEQALDYFVKTFLHKEEQAIPQIILLDLNMPVMDGWKFLEELSKYNFPALKNSTLYIVSSSINPVDIKRSQEFNLVKDFLVKPIGLDDLAAVFKKEVA, encoded by the coding sequence ATGGCAGAATATCCGATAGAAATAGCATGTATAATTGACGACGATGAGATGTACGTTAGTTTAATCACAAAGGTGATAGACATACGTAAACTTGCAAAAAATCTTATCGTTTTTAAAAATGGCGAACAAGCTCTTGATTACTTCGTCAAAACATTCTTACATAAGGAGGAACAAGCTATCCCGCAAATAATCCTGCTGGATCTCAACATGCCGGTAATGGATGGTTGGAAGTTTCTAGAAGAGCTCAGCAAGTACAACTTTCCAGCACTTAAAAATAGCACGCTATATATTGTAAGTTCCTCTATAAATCCGGTTGATATAAAGCGATCTCAAGAATTTAATCTAGTAAAAGACTTCTTAGTAAAACCTATTGGCCTTGACGACCTAGCAGCGGTCTTTAAAAAGGAAGTGGCTTAA
- a CDS encoding PAS domain-containing sensor histidine kinase, whose translation MNLSRLSLKKKSNGAVEKNATSSYDYFSMDNFYYKQISELTGAGGWSVDFENKKSFFDEQARRILNVPKDFKPTLNTGFNFYAEEHMDKATALFFDCAQGKPFSTHIKMRTYDGEIFWAKAIGRPLRDNEREIIGIRGVFQNIHEEKIREEQLEQSFRLIQGHNSRLYDFAHIISHNLRSQVGNLQMSAALFDSSSLSTDQNELLDNFTKIGKSLDVTLRHLNKIVSVHNVASTSRDTVVIQDAYNRVVAGLSQTIRENKVMMYTDFSEVEEIPYIEAYLESILQNLITNAIRYKHPERDPEISLYTYEENGKVHLLVKDNGLGIDLEKHGEELFKIYKTFHGNDDALGLGLFLTRNEVEAMGGEINVESKVGKGSKFIVTL comes from the coding sequence ATGAATTTATCTAGATTATCTTTAAAGAAGAAAAGTAACGGTGCCGTAGAAAAAAATGCTACAAGCAGTTATGATTATTTCTCGATGGATAATTTCTACTACAAACAAATCTCCGAGCTTACAGGAGCAGGAGGCTGGAGTGTCGATTTTGAGAATAAAAAGAGCTTCTTTGATGAACAAGCAAGAAGGATACTCAATGTACCTAAAGACTTCAAGCCTACGCTAAATACTGGTTTCAATTTTTATGCAGAGGAGCATATGGACAAAGCCACAGCACTCTTTTTTGATTGTGCACAAGGCAAACCTTTTTCTACTCATATAAAGATGAGAACCTATGATGGAGAAATATTTTGGGCAAAAGCGATCGGACGCCCTCTTAGGGATAATGAACGGGAGATTATAGGTATACGAGGAGTTTTTCAAAATATTCATGAGGAGAAGATCCGTGAAGAACAGTTAGAACAGTCTTTTAGATTAATACAAGGTCACAACTCGAGGTTGTACGACTTTGCCCATATTATTTCTCATAATTTAAGGTCTCAAGTTGGAAATTTACAAATGTCTGCAGCGCTATTTGATAGCTCAAGCTTAAGTACAGACCAAAATGAGCTACTTGATAATTTTACTAAAATTGGAAAGAGTCTAGATGTAACCTTAAGACATCTCAATAAGATAGTAAGTGTGCATAATGTTGCAAGTACATCACGAGATACGGTGGTAATTCAAGATGCATATAACCGTGTCGTTGCTGGGTTATCGCAAACAATTAGAGAAAACAAGGTTATGATGTACACAGATTTCTCAGAAGTAGAGGAGATCCCATACATCGAAGCGTATCTAGAAAGTATTTTGCAAAACTTAATTACAAACGCAATACGATATAAGCATCCAGAGCGTGATCCAGAAATCTCTTTATATACCTATGAGGAGAATGGAAAAGTACACCTTCTTGTAAAAGACAACGGATTAGGAATAGACTTAGAGAAGCATGGAGAAGAGCTTTTTAAAATCTATAAAACTTTTCACGGTAATGATGATGCCTTGGGTCTAGGCTTGTTTCTCACTCGTAATGAAGTAGAGGCAATGGGTGGAGAAATCAACGTAGAAAGTAAAGTAGGTAAGGGATCAAAATTTATAGTAACGTTATAA
- a CDS encoding 5-formyltetrahydrofolate cyclo-ligase: MTKQELRKKYKDLRAALTQDERDEKSLEIANQALSMDIWNHNYYHIFLPIDRLREIDTQYLLSILGGKDKNIIISKSNFEENTLSHYLLTDSTKIVVNEYGIPEPEDGIEIPASKFDVVFIPLLAYDKQGNRIGYGKGFYDRFLAQCKPDVIKIGLSYFEPEEHLIDKNSQDVGINHCISPKKIFSF, translated from the coding sequence ATGACCAAACAGGAGCTTAGAAAAAAATATAAAGACTTAAGAGCGGCGCTCACACAAGATGAGCGCGATGAGAAGAGCTTAGAAATCGCAAATCAAGCGCTCTCTATGGATATCTGGAACCATAATTACTATCATATTTTCCTACCAATAGACCGCTTACGCGAAATAGACACTCAGTACTTACTCTCCATTCTAGGAGGAAAAGACAAGAATATTATAATCTCAAAGTCAAATTTTGAGGAAAATACCTTGTCTCACTATTTGCTCACAGACAGTACTAAAATAGTAGTTAACGAGTATGGGATACCAGAACCCGAAGACGGGATTGAGATACCTGCATCTAAATTTGATGTTGTATTTATCCCACTTCTTGCTTATGATAAGCAGGGCAATCGTATAGGGTATGGTAAGGGTTTTTATGACCGTTTTCTCGCTCAATGCAAACCAGATGTTATAAAAATAGGTCTTAGCTATTTTGAGCCGGAAGAGCACTTAATCGATAAAAACTCACAAGATGTCGGCATAAATCACTGTATTTCACCGAAAAAAATATTTAGTTTTTAA
- a CDS encoding succinylglutamate desuccinylase/aspartoacylase family protein: MPEIDENNILTLLGKQVLPGESTTINFNIAKLYTANSVEVPIIIERAKKPGPVILITSGIHGDEINGVEIVRQLIARKINKPKKGTIICVPVVNIFGFLDMKRTFPDGRDLNRVFPGNPRGSLASRFAYQFVKKILPVADICLDFHTGGASRFNVAQVRIEPSDELSLKYAAIFDAPFTLHSKMIPKSYRATCARMGKPVILFEGGKSKVSDKEIARLGVLGTMRILKYLEMLGANFEVPEALEKSITIDTRKWHRAQFSGLLHTKVSCGEHVSVGKHIATITDPYGKFRHVVKAKNDGYVINVNEASLVYQGDAIFNISIDRTPNDDQTGA; this comes from the coding sequence GTGCCAGAAATAGACGAAAACAATATCCTCACATTACTAGGTAAACAAGTATTGCCTGGTGAGAGTACTACCATAAACTTTAATATTGCAAAGCTTTACACGGCAAATTCTGTAGAGGTTCCTATCATCATAGAGCGAGCAAAAAAACCTGGACCAGTAATTTTAATTACTTCGGGAATTCATGGAGATGAAATTAATGGAGTAGAAATCGTACGGCAGCTTATTGCAAGAAAAATAAATAAACCTAAGAAAGGAACCATCATCTGTGTGCCGGTGGTAAATATCTTTGGGTTTTTAGATATGAAACGCACTTTTCCAGATGGAAGAGATCTTAACCGAGTATTTCCAGGAAATCCCAGAGGATCACTAGCGAGCAGATTTGCATATCAGTTTGTAAAAAAGATATTGCCAGTAGCAGACATTTGTTTAGATTTTCACACTGGTGGAGCATCTAGATTTAATGTTGCTCAAGTGCGTATAGAACCCTCAGATGAGTTATCATTAAAGTATGCAGCTATTTTTGATGCACCTTTTACACTTCATTCTAAAATGATACCAAAATCATACAGAGCCACCTGTGCAAGAATGGGAAAACCAGTTATACTTTTTGAAGGCGGGAAGTCTAAAGTAAGCGACAAAGAAATCGCACGATTAGGTGTTTTAGGAACCATGAGAATATTAAAGTACTTAGAAATGCTGGGTGCTAATTTTGAAGTGCCGGAGGCTCTAGAAAAATCTATAACTATAGATACTAGAAAATGGCATAGAGCACAATTTTCTGGACTATTACACACTAAGGTGAGTTGCGGTGAGCACGTGTCTGTAGGGAAGCATATAGCTACTATCACAGATCCTTACGGTAAGTTTCGTCATGTAGTAAAGGCAAAAAACGATGGCTATGTGATTAATGTAAACGAGGCATCACTAGTCTATCAAGGAGATGCAATTTTTAATATATCTATAGACCGCACGCCTAACGATGACCAAACAGGAGCTTAG
- the rimK gene encoding 30S ribosomal protein S6--L-glutamate ligase — MNLKILSRNPQLYSTARLVEVGLKRGHSVEVIDPLKCDLIIEKKKPTVFYKGRTLETADAIIPRIGASITFYGTAVVRQFEMMDAFTTTTSQALVRSRDKLRSLQILSRSKLGLPKTIFTNYSRDVEEMIAHVGGAPLIIKLLEGTQGLGVVLAETKNAAESVIEAFNGLEARVIVQEYIKEAKGADIRAFVVDGQIVGAMKRQGKEGEFRSNLHRGGTAEIITLTDEEENAAIKAAKAMGLGVAGVDMLQSERGPLILEVNSSPGLEGIEKATGKDIAKTIIRYIERNI, encoded by the coding sequence ATGAATCTAAAGATATTATCTCGTAATCCACAGTTATACAGCACAGCCAGACTTGTAGAAGTAGGTTTAAAGCGAGGGCATAGCGTTGAGGTGATTGATCCTCTTAAATGTGATCTTATCATAGAAAAGAAAAAGCCTACTGTTTTTTATAAAGGCCGTACGCTGGAAACAGCAGATGCGATTATACCGCGTATAGGCGCTTCTATTACTTTTTATGGTACAGCTGTAGTAAGACAGTTTGAGATGATGGATGCTTTTACTACAACTACCTCTCAAGCACTTGTGAGAAGTAGAGACAAACTGCGTAGTCTACAGATTTTATCTAGGTCAAAACTAGGCCTGCCTAAGACTATATTTACAAATTACTCTCGAGATGTGGAGGAGATGATTGCTCATGTGGGTGGCGCGCCACTTATTATAAAACTCCTTGAAGGTACGCAGGGTCTTGGAGTAGTACTAGCCGAAACTAAAAATGCAGCCGAGTCTGTCATTGAGGCTTTTAATGGACTAGAAGCTCGTGTAATTGTACAAGAATATATCAAAGAAGCCAAGGGGGCAGACATTAGAGCCTTTGTAGTAGATGGTCAAATTGTAGGAGCTATGAAGCGTCAAGGTAAAGAAGGAGAGTTCCGTTCTAACTTACATAGAGGCGGTACCGCAGAGATTATAACACTTACAGACGAAGAGGAAAACGCGGCTATAAAAGCGGCAAAAGCAATGGGTCTGGGTGTAGCAGGTGTAGATATGTTACAAAGTGAGCGCGGCCCACTTATACTAGAAGTAAACTCATCACCAGGATTAGAGGGGATTGAAAAGGCTACTGGAAAAGATATTGCCAAAACTATCATTCGCTATATTGAACGTAATATATAA
- a CDS encoding RimK/LysX family protein — translation MPKRTIGRTDKADFPALGFYDIDIKIDTGAYTSSIHCHSIVEKDNILVCTFFDKQHPLYNGQEMIFEDYDIAVVRSSNGETQYRYQVQSSITIFNKTYKISLTLSSREDMRFPVLIGRKFLTKKFIVDTEFTNVSYNLKNNESKDIIS, via the coding sequence ATGCCCAAACGCACTATAGGCCGCACCGACAAAGCAGATTTTCCTGCTTTAGGATTTTATGATATCGACATTAAAATCGATACGGGTGCTTATACCTCTTCAATACATTGTCACAGTATCGTTGAAAAGGACAATATACTAGTCTGCACATTTTTTGATAAACAGCACCCACTCTATAACGGTCAGGAAATGATTTTTGAGGATTATGATATTGCTGTTGTGCGTAGTAGTAATGGAGAAACGCAATACAGATATCAAGTTCAAAGTAGTATTACTATCTTTAATAAAACATATAAGATATCATTAACCCTCTCATCAAGAGAAGACATGAGATTTCCTGTTCTGATAGGAAGGAAGTTTCTAACAAAAAAATTCATCGTGGATACTGAGTTTACAAACGTATCCTACAATCTAAAAAACAATGAATCTAAAGATATTATCTCGTAA
- the uvrC gene encoding excinuclease ABC subunit UvrC yields the protein MPAAPIELQLKTLPTSPGIYQYYDKNGKLLYVGKAKNLKKRVLSYFNKTLDNGRIRTMVKKIYEIKHIVVETETDALLLENSLIKEYQPRYNVLLKDDKSYPWICIKNERFPRIFPTRRLIKDGSEYYGPYTSMKTVRTLLDLIKSLYKLRTCNYDLSKDKIDAGKYKVCLEYHLGNCEGPCEDKQSEKEYHEHIEHIRQIVKGDFKDSLARFREKMKEHAAAMEFEEAQLIKEKLDILEGYQSKSTVVNPKISDVDVFSIISDEGYGYVNFLQISHGAIIKSHTLELKKQLDETDKELLELGIIEIQQRFDHNSKEIYVPFDVELGNQYKITVPKLGDKKRILELSERNAKYYRMERFKQTKIVDPDRHTNRIMAQMKVDLRLSEEPRHIECFDNSNIQGSNPVAACVVFKNGKASKSDYRKFNIKTVEGPDDFASMEEVVYRRYKRLLAEDQPLPQLIIVDGGKGQLSSGVKALDDLGLRGKIAIIGIAKRLEELFYPGDSIPLYLDKKSETLKIIQQLRNEAHRFGITFHRNQRSNAALGTELDAIRGIGEKTIVDLLKHYRSVSKVKVASKKSLTEIIGPSKAAIIYNHYHVKE from the coding sequence ATGCCTGCTGCTCCAATAGAACTTCAACTCAAAACACTTCCTACAAGTCCGGGAATATATCAATACTACGATAAAAACGGAAAGTTGCTTTATGTAGGAAAGGCAAAGAACTTAAAAAAACGAGTACTTTCCTATTTTAATAAAACGCTAGATAACGGCCGTATAAGGACGATGGTCAAAAAGATTTACGAGATTAAGCATATCGTGGTCGAGACCGAGACAGACGCGCTTCTTCTTGAAAATAGCCTTATAAAAGAATACCAGCCACGCTACAACGTATTACTTAAGGATGATAAAAGTTACCCGTGGATTTGTATAAAAAATGAACGCTTTCCTAGGATTTTCCCTACCCGAAGACTCATTAAAGATGGTAGTGAGTACTACGGTCCATACACGAGTATGAAAACCGTGCGCACGCTACTAGACTTAATAAAAAGTTTATACAAGCTGCGCACCTGCAATTATGATCTCTCTAAAGATAAGATAGATGCAGGGAAGTATAAAGTATGCCTTGAATATCATCTAGGTAATTGCGAAGGCCCATGTGAAGACAAACAATCAGAAAAAGAATACCACGAGCACATAGAACACATACGGCAGATTGTAAAAGGAGACTTTAAAGACTCTCTAGCTCGCTTTCGCGAAAAAATGAAGGAGCATGCCGCTGCCATGGAGTTTGAAGAGGCACAACTCATTAAAGAAAAACTTGACATACTCGAGGGATATCAATCTAAAAGTACCGTAGTAAACCCTAAGATAAGCGATGTAGATGTGTTCTCTATAATAAGTGACGAGGGATATGGATATGTAAACTTCTTACAGATATCGCACGGAGCTATTATTAAATCACACACACTAGAGCTCAAAAAACAACTGGACGAAACAGATAAAGAATTACTAGAGCTTGGTATTATTGAGATCCAGCAACGTTTTGACCATAACTCAAAGGAGATTTACGTTCCCTTTGATGTGGAACTAGGTAATCAATATAAAATCACGGTGCCTAAACTAGGTGACAAAAAGCGCATACTAGAACTCTCTGAACGTAATGCTAAGTATTACAGGATGGAGCGTTTTAAACAAACTAAAATTGTAGATCCAGATCGCCACACTAACCGTATAATGGCACAAATGAAGGTAGATTTACGACTAAGTGAGGAGCCTAGACATATAGAATGTTTTGACAATTCAAACATTCAAGGCTCAAATCCCGTAGCAGCTTGTGTTGTTTTTAAAAATGGTAAGGCTAGCAAAAGTGATTATCGTAAATTTAATATCAAGACAGTAGAAGGTCCAGATGATTTTGCGAGTATGGAAGAGGTTGTTTACAGACGCTATAAGCGACTCCTAGCCGAAGACCAGCCACTGCCACAACTTATAATTGTAGATGGAGGTAAAGGACAATTATCTAGTGGTGTAAAAGCACTAGATGATCTAGGCTTACGTGGTAAAATAGCAATCATAGGGATTGCAAAACGTCTAGAAGAATTATTTTATCCCGGTGATAGTATTCCATTATATCTCGACAAAAAGAGCGAGACTCTCAAAATCATACAGCAGTTACGTAACGAGGCGCACCGCTTTGGTATTACCTTTCACCGTAATCAACGTAGTAATGCCGCTCTAGGAACAGAACTTGACGCTATACGTGGTATAGGTGAAAAAACAATTGTAGATTTATTAAAGCATTACCGCTCAGTTTCAAAAGTTAAAGTAGCAAGTAAAAAAAGTCTCACAGAGATAATAGGCCCCTCAAAAGCAGCTATCATATATAATCATTACCACGTAAAAGAATGA
- a CDS encoding patatin-like phospholipase family protein, which translates to MKYLLLITTFMLSLSAFAQEAQQEDIKVGLVLSGGGAKGFAHIGALKVIEEAGVRIDYIAGTSMGAIVGGLYASGYTATELDSIFTSVNFDNIIQDNLPRKAKTSYEREDAERYVISLPFDHLKLSLPSSLSKGQNTYNLLAKNLDHISNISDFSKLPIPFFCIATDVEKGEQVILDKGYLPEALGASGALPSLFSPVLINGKLLIDGGVTNNYPVEELRAKGMDIIIGVDVQDTLRGRSNLKTASEVLLQINNYRTAKAMEEKRKQTDIYIRPSIDAYSVVSFNEGKIIMGTGNTKAREQYDVLKKVAMRQKPLSRKRIKPTPQDSLQIAAVSITGNEQYTRAYILGKLKLTPPVTVSYEDFYNGINNLTATENFNRIGHRLQKVNDEFALHVELKESSSTQSLRLALHYDDLFRTAALINFTKKRVLFKNDIASLDFIVGDNIRYDFDYYIDKGFYWSVGVNSSYTSFEQGVSARLIEDLRDIPLDGINRVSLKYQDLTNRIYIQTLLAKQFTFDIGIQHKFLDIETETVVSTNEEETAVIFERSNLGGLYSQLKYDSLDNKYFPNSGVLFDADFDLFLASSDYNNDFTEFGVANARIKYAGSIGNIFTATVEASGGFKVGGADNNSLDFFLGGYGAKKVNNLVPFLGHDYLSIAGDGYVKALFEIDFEIFPKNHLNLSANFANVGYDIFDNPDNWLPPATFSGYALGYGSETLLGPLRLKYTYSPEVKRSEWFISLGYEF; encoded by the coding sequence ATGAAATACCTCCTACTAATTACAACTTTCATGTTAAGCCTCTCTGCGTTTGCGCAAGAAGCACAACAGGAGGATATAAAAGTAGGTCTGGTTTTAAGTGGTGGAGGTGCAAAAGGTTTTGCACACATAGGTGCACTCAAAGTTATTGAGGAAGCTGGTGTACGCATAGATTATATAGCTGGTACAAGCATGGGAGCCATTGTGGGAGGGTTATATGCCTCTGGATACACCGCAACAGAGCTGGATTCTATTTTTACCTCTGTAAATTTTGACAACATTATTCAAGATAATTTACCTCGTAAGGCAAAGACCTCTTATGAGCGTGAAGACGCAGAGCGTTATGTGATTTCATTACCGTTTGACCACCTTAAATTATCACTACCTAGCTCTTTAAGTAAAGGGCAAAACACCTATAACCTACTCGCCAAAAATCTCGATCATATTTCGAATATTAGTGATTTTAGTAAGCTACCCATTCCTTTTTTCTGCATTGCAACAGATGTAGAAAAGGGAGAGCAGGTTATTCTAGACAAAGGATATTTACCAGAAGCCCTAGGAGCTAGTGGTGCGCTACCATCACTTTTTAGTCCCGTGCTCATAAACGGAAAGCTTCTTATAGACGGAGGTGTTACAAACAACTACCCTGTAGAAGAATTACGCGCAAAAGGGATGGATATCATTATTGGTGTAGATGTACAAGATACACTACGTGGTAGATCTAACCTTAAAACAGCATCTGAGGTACTACTGCAGATCAACAATTATCGCACAGCCAAAGCGATGGAGGAAAAACGTAAACAGACAGACATTTACATTAGACCTTCTATTGATGCCTATTCTGTTGTTTCTTTTAATGAAGGTAAAATCATTATGGGAACAGGAAATACCAAAGCAAGGGAACAGTATGATGTTCTTAAGAAAGTTGCGATGAGGCAAAAACCGCTTTCGCGAAAGCGTATAAAACCCACACCACAAGATTCATTACAAATTGCCGCTGTGAGTATTACGGGTAATGAGCAATATACTAGAGCTTACATTCTAGGAAAATTAAAGCTCACTCCTCCAGTTACAGTATCTTATGAAGATTTTTACAATGGTATTAACAACCTCACAGCAACCGAAAACTTTAATAGAATAGGGCATAGACTCCAGAAAGTAAATGATGAATTTGCACTTCACGTTGAGCTAAAAGAATCAAGCAGCACACAGTCACTACGCCTTGCCCTTCATTATGACGACCTTTTCCGTACGGCAGCTCTCATTAATTTTACAAAAAAAAGAGTGCTTTTTAAAAATGATATTGCCTCTCTAGATTTTATTGTAGGAGATAATATAAGATATGACTTTGATTATTATATAGACAAAGGTTTTTACTGGAGTGTAGGTGTAAACTCTTCTTACACCTCTTTTGAGCAAGGTGTGAGCGCTCGTCTTATTGAGGATTTACGTGATATACCTCTTGATGGAATTAATAGAGTAAGTCTTAAATATCAAGATTTAACTAATAGAATTTACATACAGACATTACTAGCAAAGCAATTTACATTTGACATAGGTATACAGCACAAGTTTTTGGATATCGAAACAGAAACTGTCGTGTCTACTAATGAGGAAGAAACAGCGGTTATTTTTGAAAGAAGCAACCTTGGGGGATTGTACTCTCAATTAAAATATGACTCTTTAGATAATAAATACTTCCCTAACTCAGGAGTTCTTTTTGACGCAGATTTTGATTTATTTCTAGCCTCATCAGATTACAATAATGATTTTACAGAATTTGGGGTTGCAAATGCACGCATAAAGTATGCTGGAAGCATAGGTAATATATTTACAGCTACCGTTGAGGCCTCAGGTGGGTTTAAAGTAGGTGGGGCAGATAATAATTCTCTCGACTTTTTCTTAGGAGGTTATGGTGCAAAAAAGGTAAATAACCTTGTTCCTTTCTTAGGGCATGACTACTTAAGTATAGCTGGAGATGGTTATGTAAAAGCGCTTTTTGAGATTGACTTTGAAATTTTTCCAAAAAATCACCTTAACCTCTCGGCAAATTTTGCAAACGTAGGCTATGACATTTTTGACAATCCAGATAACTGGTTACCACCTGCTACATTTTCTGGTTATGCGCTTGGTTATGGCTCTGAAACGTTGCTTGGCCCTTTACGACTTAAATACACCTACAGTCCAGAAGTTAAACGTAGTGAGTGGTTTATAAGTCTTGGTTACGAGTTTTAA
- a CDS encoding SH3 domain-containing protein encodes MKINTIILAVTCVAVSLSCDTSNKNKSDLSTQETLAIATPTHFYVNTSSGLSLRSGTNLTSKKILTLPYGAQVTLVSKPEHTVMTVDGITGEMVEINYQGATGFAFNGYLTSLAPPQSNEDLQAYINRISTPERPIKVVKKANKKGKDYGMTTTLELPAKNWSEAYQISQRLFNLPKGLHPDLSNTKETITITNGNKRARTQTDELTVKVTPKGEVENITYSYSLRDYKRTVVIKQSDNAYVVTEEEISS; translated from the coding sequence ATGAAAATCAACACCATCATCCTCGCCGTAACTTGTGTAGCTGTCTCTTTGAGCTGTGACACTTCAAATAAAAATAAAAGTGACTTATCTACTCAAGAAACACTTGCAATTGCAACTCCAACTCACTTTTATGTGAATACGTCTTCTGGTTTATCATTAAGATCTGGAACAAATCTAACTTCAAAAAAAATTCTCACGCTTCCATATGGTGCACAAGTCACTCTTGTAAGTAAGCCAGAACACACAGTAATGACCGTAGATGGGATTACAGGTGAGATGGTTGAAATCAATTATCAAGGTGCAACAGGTTTTGCTTTTAATGGCTATTTAACATCGCTTGCTCCACCACAGTCCAATGAAGACCTACAAGCATACATAAACCGCATAAGCACCCCAGAACGCCCTATTAAAGTAGTAAAGAAAGCCAATAAAAAGGGTAAAGACTATGGAATGACTACAACACTAGAACTTCCTGCTAAAAACTGGAGTGAAGCATATCAAATTTCTCAGCGTCTTTTTAATCTTCCTAAAGGATTACATCCTGACCTTTCAAATACAAAAGAAACAATCACTATCACAAATGGTAATAAAAGAGCTCGTACACAAACAGATGAGCTTACTGTTAAGGTAACCCCAAAAGGTGAAGTAGAAAATATCACCTACTCTTACTCATTAAGAGATTATAAGCGCACTGTCGTGATCAAACAGTCTGATAATGCTTACGTTGTTACAGAAGAGGAAATATCCTCGTAA
- the pyk gene encoding pyruvate kinase has translation MQKRKKTKIVATLGPATSKRQVLLDMMNAGVDVFRINFSHADYEDVKERVAMIRELSEETGYNTSILADLQGPKLRVGKMKEEVIVNPGDIITFSTESEFEGTKERVYMNYKQFPKDVKPGERILLDDGKLMFEVLKTDGKTEVEAKVIQGGPLRSKKGVNLPNTDISLPALTKKDVKDAIFALGLKVDWMALSFVRHAEDLQQLQELIKKHSDHKVPIIAKIEKPEAVENIDKIVAYCDALMVARGDLGVEIPAHEVPLVQKQLVLRAKRARIPVIIATQMMETMISSLTPTRAEVNDVANSVMDGADAVMLSGETSVGQYPVQVIEKMASICRNVEDSDLIKVPQAPPHIKTKRYITKAICYHAAHMADEIDAKAITTLTNSGYTAFQISAWRPSSHILVFTSNKRILTQLNLLWGVKALFYDKFVSTDETVEDIRQLALNTELVAKGDMLINLVAMPLLEKGMVNTLRVSEV, from the coding sequence ATGCAGAAAAGAAAAAAAACCAAGATAGTTGCAACCCTAGGGCCAGCAACTAGTAAGCGACAAGTATTGCTAGACATGATGAATGCAGGAGTAGATGTATTCCGCATTAACTTTTCACATGCAGACTATGAAGATGTTAAGGAGCGTGTAGCCATGATACGTGAATTGAGCGAAGAGACGGGGTACAACACGTCTATACTAGCAGATTTACAGGGCCCAAAGCTTAGAGTAGGTAAAATGAAAGAAGAGGTAATCGTAAATCCTGGAGATATTATAACCTTTTCTACAGAAAGTGAATTTGAAGGAACAAAGGAGCGTGTTTATATGAACTATAAGCAGTTTCCTAAAGATGTTAAGCCTGGTGAGCGCATATTACTTGATGATGGAAAACTTATGTTTGAGGTTCTCAAGACAGATGGTAAAACTGAGGTAGAAGCAAAAGTTATTCAAGGAGGACCATTACGTTCTAAAAAAGGAGTAAACTTACCTAATACAGATATTTCACTACCTGCACTTACTAAAAAAGATGTAAAAGACGCCATTTTTGCACTGGGGCTTAAGGTAGACTGGATGGCACTTTCATTTGTAAGACATGCAGAAGACTTGCAACAATTACAAGAGTTAATTAAAAAGCATTCTGATCATAAAGTACCAATTATTGCAAAAATTGAGAAGCCAGAAGCTGTAGAAAATATAGATAAGATTGTAGCTTATTGTGACGCTTTAATGGTGGCGCGTGGAGATCTAGGTGTAGAAATTCCTGCACATGAGGTACCACTAGTTCAAAAGCAATTAGTACTACGCGCCAAAAGAGCAAGAATACCAGTAATCATTGCTACACAAATGATGGAGACTATGATATCAAGCCTTACACCTACTCGTGCTGAGGTAAATGATGTCGCAAATTCTGTTATGGATGGAGCAGATGCAGTGATGCTTTCTGGAGAAACTTCTGTGGGGCAATACCCAGTGCAGGTAATTGAGAAAATGGCTTCTATATGTCGCAATGTAGAAGACTCAGATCTTATAAAGGTACCGCAAGCTCCACCACATATTAAGACTAAGCGATATATCACTAAAGCGATATGTTATCACGCAGCCCACATGGCAGATGAGATAGATGCAAAAGCAATTACTACTCTAACAAATAGTGGTTATACAGCATTCCAAATCTCTGCCTGGAGACCATCATCCCATATTCTCGTATTTACATCAAACAAGCGTATACTCACACAGCTTAATCTATTGTGGGGTGTAAAAGCATTGTTTTATGACAAATTTGTAAGCACAGATGAGACGGTAGAAGATATAAGACAACTGGCTTTAAATACTGAGCTAGTAGCTAAAGGTGATATGCTTATCAACTTAGTTGCCATGCCACTTCTTGAAAAAGGAATGGTAAACACACTCCGTGTCTCTGAGGTATAA